In Flavobacterium sp. GSB-24, the genomic window AATCCTTATACACAAAGACATGTTTTAAATGCTTTTTACTACTTTGCGACAGGCGGTTTAGAATTTAATTATGCTGCACATTTTCCAGGTTTATTAGGAAAATGGGTGATTGATGTTGAATCGTTGTATACAACTCCAAATTTTGCGATGAATTATTTTGGATACGGAAATGAATCGCAATATGATGATGACGTTAGCTTAGATTATAACCGTGTTAGAATCAGAAAATTTAATGCTTCGGGAGCCATAAGACATGTTGGAAGATATGGAAGCGAATTTAGCATACAGCCAATGTTTCAAAGAATGACGGTTGAGCAAACTGAAGATAGATACATTGACATTCCCAATATTGTGAATCCAAATGTTTTTGACACTCAGAATTATGGTGGACTGAAGGTAAAATATCTTTTCAAAAATTCTGATTTTGCAGCGAAACCAACTTTAGGGATGGCTTTTATGGTCGCTGCGACTTGGACCACAAATTTATCTGAAACAAAACAAAATTTTCCAACTCTTGAAAGTTTCTTAGGATTCACGCATAAAATTGATCACAACGGAAAATTGGTTTTAGCAACTTATTTCAAAGGAAAAGCAATTTTGAATAATAATTTCGAATTTTATCAAGGTGCTGCTTTAGGCGGTGACACTGATTTACGTGGTTTTAGAAATGAACGCTTTTTAGGAAGTTCTTATTTCTCGCAAAGTTCTGATTTACGTTTAAGTTTGGGCAGAATTAGAAAAACAATTGCTCCATTTACCTACGGAATTTTAGGCGGTTTCGACTACGGAAGAGTTTGGCTGGACGGAGAAGATTCTAAAAAATGGCATCACGATTACGGCGGCGGACTTTGGTTAAATGCCATTAATGTTTTAACTGCCAGAATCTCTTATTTTAAATCTCCAGATGAAATAGGAAGAGTTATTTTTGGCGCGGCATATAGCTTTTAAGATAGGTTCTAAGTTTCTGAGATACTGAGGTTCTAAGATTTTTTTAGCCACGAATTACATTCATTTTCACTGATTTTTTTTAATATTATTCGTGGAAATTGGTGTAATTCGTGGCTAACTTTTTATTATCATTTTTGATTTCTAAGAAAAACTCAGAACCTTAGAATCTTAGCCTCTCAGAACCTTTCATTTTAATTTAAACTCATAAACATTCCCTCCTACTTTATTCGTTTTTTCGTCGGCAATAAGTAAGGTGTTGTTGTCTTTAAAAACGATGGCTTCTTTTTGAGAAAAATGGTTTAGGTTTATTTCTGTATGAGTTCCTTTGTGGAATAAATCTCCTTTGAAACCTTTAAATAAAAGAACTTTATCATGGCTCAACAACGCTACTTTTTTTCCGTCAGGGCTAATTGTGGCACTCGTTAAAACACAATGATTGTAATTATTGCAAGTTTTAAATTCGCCAATTTTTACTGCTTTTTGAGTTCCAGATGCATTTTTGATTTTGTAAATAAAAGCAGTTCCATCGAAACCTTTGCTTCTGTTTTTTGTAAAAAGATAAAAGTAACCGCCCTGTTCAAAAAAGCCTTCAACATCAAAAAACATTTCCTTTTTCTTTGGAGGAAATTCGGTTTGTTCTGGATACGAAAATGAGATTTTATATTCGGCTTTAGCCAAATCTTTGTTTAATTCGCTTTTAGCAACTTTATAAATACATAAATCTTTACGTTCATTATCATTATTTCCAAAATCACCAATGTAAATATTTCCAGTTTTATCTCTTGTGATATCTTCCCAATCGATATTTTCTGCATTAGAGATTGTAATTGTTTTTTCTAATTTTCCTTTAGAATCAATCGCATAAATTGCATTTTTATTACCGCTGTCTTCTAAGGTATAAATTGTACTTGTTTCGGGGAAATAAGTTATTCCTGAAACTTCTTTTAATTTTTTCGGAAGCGAATAAAGTGTCTTCAAATCATTCCCTGACTGTTGCTGACAAGCCAATAAAACTAAAGACGCGAATACTAAAAAAGATTTTTTCATAAGATTATATTTTCTTCTTAAACCATATAAGTTATATCAGGCAATTTAAGAGTTGATTAATGAACTTACATAATTGGATGTTAAATTCTAAACTAAGTTTGTGTTTTTAAAATTACGGATAATAAACTCAAATGCCGCGTGCATGATATGGCCCATCGATTTGGCATTTTTAAATTTCATATCGTTAGTATATCGGTACAATTCCATTTTTAATTGATTCAGATGTTCTTCTGTCGAAATGGTATCGTGACACATTATATTCAGGAGTTTTTTAATTCGATTTTCTGCCGAATGAATACGTTTGGCCAAAATCGCTCTTTCTTCATCTTTATACTGAATTATCGAACGTTCTTCCAATTTTTCTTTGATGAGCTGAATCATTGGATAATTTTCTTTGAAAAACTGAGGGCGATATACTTTGAAATTTCCCTCATAACATTGCTGGTCAAAATCAATTGGACGAATTTTATATACTACTTGATCAAAATCGTGAATTGGGACAATTACATAATTGTACGCACGCATATCACCCAAAAGACGAATCATACAACGTTCGTTAAACTTCACAAATTCTTTTGCAATCTGCGCTTTTTCAGTTTCAGAACAACTATCCAACAAAGTATCCATAAAAACATCACCTGGAATTCCGATAATATGTTCTTCTATCAAAGTATCTTTATAAACCAAAAAATTGATTTTATCCGGCGAAAGAATATCTTCCAATTCTAAACCATAAATTCGAGAAGCATCGGCTTTTTTAATGTAGAAATGAACGTAATTATCGTTGAGGATATTTCGAACTTTAATTCTAAAAGGTTTCGAATTTCCGAATGTACAATAATCAATCGCATCAATATTCAGGAACTGGATAATTTCGCTGTTACCATCAGAATGAAGAAGAGAATAAATTCTTTTTAGGTTTAAATCAATTTCATTGCGCTCAAATTCGCTGTAATATACACGAATCCAAAGAGTATCATTATCATTTTTATCGTAAACATTTATCGAGCCCGAAAAACGAAGCAAGTCATCATAAAACACAGAAACTTTAGAAATACGTTCGTATCGCTCTAAATAGTTTAAAAGTTGCAGTGTTAAAGGATAGGACGGTTTTTTTAAAACCATTAATGGCTCGCTCATTTTGAATATCTTTATTACAAATTTACGTCAATACGATTAAAGTTCGAATTTAAAGTAACAAAAATCAATTTGGCTCGTCATACTAAAAACTAAAACCAGAAAAATTTGGAAACCATATTAACCATTGAGAATCTGAACAAAAGATACGGCCGAATTCAGGCTTTAAAAAATGTATCTTTTACTATACAAAAAGGCCGTGTTTATGGCATTCTTGGCCCAAACGGAAGCGGAAAATCAACTACATTAGGAATTGTATTGAATGTTGTTAATAAATCTTCTGGTAATTACCGCTGGTTTGACGGCAATGTAGAAACGCATGAAGCTTTAAAAAAAGTTGGCGCAATTATAGAACGACCAAATTTTTATCCTTATATGACTGCTGAGCAAAACCTGAAATTGGTCTGCAAAATCAAAAATATCAATTATTCTAAAGTTAATGAAAAGCTGGAATTGGTTGGTTTGGATGAAAGAAAGGATAGCAAATTCAGTACTTTTTCGTTGGGAATGAAGCAGCGTCTGGCCATTGCATCTGCACTTTTAAATGATCCAGAAATTTTAATTTTAGATGAACCAACTAACGGATTAGATCCGCAGGGAATTCATCAGATTCGAGATATTATTAAAAAAATTGCTTCTCAGGGAACTACTATTTTACTGGCATCACATTTATTAGATGAAGTCGAAAAAGTTTGTTCGCAGGTAATTGTTTTAAGAAAAGGCGAAGTTTTATACTCAGGTTCCGTCGATGGAATGTCATCTAATGAAGGTTTCTTTGAAATTTCTTCGAATGATAATGAGCTATTAAAATCCGCTTTAAAAGATCACAATGCCGTAAGTCAAATTAAGGATGAAGATGGAAAAGTTTTAGTGTATTTAAAATCAGATTTGTCAGCTTCAGAATTGAATCAATTTTTATTTTCCAAAAATATAATTTTAAGTCACTTGGTCAAACGTAAAAATAGTTTGGAAGCGCAATTTTTAGAATTAACCAAAAACACTCATCCAAAAAACTAACCAAGCCATGAAAAGACTTATCTCTATAGAATTACAAAAAATCTGGATGAATAAAGCCAGCCGTATATTAACACTAACTTATTTTATCTTACTTTCTTTTATAGCACTAATTGCAGCCATAAAATTTGACATTGGCGTTTTTAAATTTCATTTAGCAGAAATGGGAATTTTCAACTTCCCTTTTATCTGGCATTTTAATACCTATGTTGCAGCTATTCTTAAATTTTTTCTGGCTATTGTAATTGTTTCTATGATGGCTAATGAATACAGTTACGGAACTTTAAAACAAAATTTGATTGACGGTTTAAGCAAAAAAGAATTTATTCTTTCTAAATTTTTAACCGTGGTTTTATTTGCTTTCGGCTCGACAGTTTTCGTTTTTATCATGAGTTTAATTCTGGGATTGTTTTTTTCTTCTTATACTGAATTTGATATAATTTTTAGTGATTTAGATTACCTTTTAGCCTTTTTTGTAAAATTAACAGGATTCTTTTCTTTCTGTTTATTTCTTGGAATTCTGGTAAAACGCTCCGCATTTGCATTAGGATTTCTTTTGGTCTGGAGTATAATTGAAGGAATTGCAAAAGGTGTATTGGCTTTTAAAATTTTCCCAGACAGTAATACTGGCGAAAAAGTTATGCTGTTTTTTCCGTTAGAATCTATGTCAAATTTAATTGTTAATCCAGGACCTAGATTATCTGTTATTAAGAATATCGGTTCACAAATGGGAATCGATACAGATATGGATTACAGCGTAAATTACTTTACAGTTTTAATCGTTTTAACATGGACTTTCCTATTTGTATATTTTTCTTACAAACTATTAAAAAATAGAGATTTATAGTATATTTGTTATACTATGAAGCATTTTAAAATCTTAATTGTTTTATTTCTGCTGTCCTGTGTCACGCATAGGACCAGTGCTCAAAATATTACTGTTAATCCAAATATCACGCCTGCAGATTTAGTTCAAAATATTTTAATCAATAGTTCTTGTATTGCTATTGAAAATGTAAGCGCTTCAGGAAATCCGTCTGCAAATGGTCAAAGTTATGCTTCCTTCACCGCAGGAACTAATTTTCCTTTTTCGGGCGGACTTGTTCTAAGTACTTCGCCAAGTCAAAATGCAGAAGGTCCTTACAACCAAGCAGATTCTAAAGGTGTACAAGTACAATCGTGGAACGGTGATAATGACTTAAATAGAGCATTGGGCATTAACAACAGCAGACAAGCAACAGTATTAGAATTTGACTTTACTGCTTTGACGAATTCTATCAGCTTTAATTATTTGTTTGCTTCAAACGAGTATCAGTTCAATTATCCATGCATTTATTCAGATGGTTTTGCCTTTTTAATTAAAGAAGTTGG contains:
- a CDS encoding ABC transporter ATP-binding protein, producing the protein METILTIENLNKRYGRIQALKNVSFTIQKGRVYGILGPNGSGKSTTLGIVLNVVNKSSGNYRWFDGNVETHEALKKVGAIIERPNFYPYMTAEQNLKLVCKIKNINYSKVNEKLELVGLDERKDSKFSTFSLGMKQRLAIASALLNDPEILILDEPTNGLDPQGIHQIRDIIKKIASQGTTILLASHLLDEVEKVCSQVIVLRKGEVLYSGSVDGMSSNEGFFEISSNDNELLKSALKDHNAVSQIKDEDGKVLVYLKSDLSASELNQFLFSKNIILSHLVKRKNSLEAQFLELTKNTHPKN
- a CDS encoding ABC transporter permease, encoding MKRLISIELQKIWMNKASRILTLTYFILLSFIALIAAIKFDIGVFKFHLAEMGIFNFPFIWHFNTYVAAILKFFLAIVIVSMMANEYSYGTLKQNLIDGLSKKEFILSKFLTVVLFAFGSTVFVFIMSLILGLFFSSYTEFDIIFSDLDYLLAFFVKLTGFFSFCLFLGILVKRSAFALGFLLVWSIIEGIAKGVLAFKIFPDSNTGEKVMLFFPLESMSNLIVNPGPRLSVIKNIGSQMGIDTDMDYSVNYFTVLIVLTWTFLFVYFSYKLLKNRDL